Genomic window (Bradyrhizobium sp. 186):
TTTGGCGTCGTGCCGCTCCAGCGAGACATGGAGGATGGCAGACATCGCAAAGCCCGCCTGCTCGCGCGCGACCAGCGCCGCATAGCCCCGGATCGCGCCGCTCTCCTCGAGCGCGCGCACCCGCCGCCAGCAGGCCGACGTCGACATGCCGACCTCATCGGCAAGCTGCTGGTTGGTGGCGCGGCCGTCCTTCTGGAGATGGGCGAGAATCCGCGCGTCCTGGTCTTCAATCATGAAGGCATCTCCATTCGGTAGAATGCACCATATTATGCTAGTATGCGCGAAATTCTACCGAATTACCCTTCCATTCGGAATGAATAGGTAAGACCTACCAACGCCCACGGCTTAACCTTGGCCGATCCGGCAGGGACGCCGCGCGAGGTCCGCCATGGACGCCATTCCGTCACTCGACGCCTACGAGCTCTCCGACCGCTACGACCGCGAGGCGGGCCGCGTCTTCCTCACCGGCACGCAGGCGATCGTCCGCATCGCGCTCGACCAGGCGCGGCGCGACCGTGCGGCGGGTCTCAACACCGCCGGCTTCATCTCCGGCTATCGCGGCTCGCCACTCGGCGGCATCGATCTTGAACTCTGGCGCATCCCGGAGCGGCTGAAGCGGGACCGCATCGAATTCCTCGCGGCGGTCAACGAAGACCTCGCCGCGACCGCGGTGCTCGGCTCGCAGCAGGTGGAGACGCAAGCCGACCGCGAGGTCGAGGGCGTGTTCGGGCTCTGGTACGGCAAGGGCCCCGGCGTCGACCGTTCCGGCGATGCGCTCAAGCACGGCAACGCCTACGGCTCCTCGCCGCATGGCGGCGTACTGGTGGTCGCCGGCGACGACCATGGCTGCGTCTCCTCCTCGATGCCGCACCAGTCCGACGTCGCCTTCATGAGCTGGTTCATGCCGACGCTGCATCCAGCCGATGTCGGCGAATATCTCGAGTTCGGCGAGTACGGCTACGCGCTGAGCCGCTTCTCTGGCATGTGGGTCGGCTTCAAGGCGATCTCGGAGATCGTGGAATCCGGTGCATCCGTCGCGCTGCGGCCGTCGCGCGTCTTCCGCACGCCCGACTTCTCGCCGCCGCCGGGCGGCCTGCACTACCGCTGGCCCGATCTGCCCGGCCCGCAGATCGAGGAGCGGCTGGAGGCGAAGAAACACGCGGTCTACGCCTTCGCAAAAACCAATCCGATCGACCGCCACATCTACGACGTTGCCAACGCCACCTACGGCATCGTCACCACAGGCAAGGCGCATCTCGACCTGATGGAAGCGCTGCGGCTGATGGGCCTGGACGAAGCCGCATGCCGCAGCATCGGCATCGACATCTACAAGGTCGGCATGGTCTGGCCACTGGCGCTGCACCACGCCATGGCCTTCGTGAAGGGCAAGCGCGAGATCCTCGTCGTCGAAGAGAAGCGCGGCATCATCGAGAGCCAGTTCAAGGAATATTTCTACGATTATCCGGGCGCAAAGCCCGAGCGCATGGTCGGCAAGCACGACGAGACCGGGGCGCGGCTGATCTCCTGGACCGGCGAATTGTCGCCACGCGCGCTCGCCTCCGTGCTGGCGCGCCGGCTCGATCCGATGTTTCCGGGCCTCGATCTCGCTGCGCGCGCGGCGGCGCTGTCACCAGAAGCGGAGCGTACGATCAATGTCACGGGTGCGACACGCACGCCCTATTTCTGCTCGGGATGCCCGCACAACACGTCCACAAAAGTGCCCGAGGGATCGAAGGCGCTGGCCGGCATCGGTTGCCACTTCATGGCGAGCTGGATGGACCGCGAGACCTCGTCGCTGATCCAGATGGGCGGCGAAGGCGTGAACTGGGCGGCCTCCTCACGATTCACCGGCCACAAGCACATCTTCCAGAATCTCGGCGAAGGCACCTACTACCATTCCGGCTCGATGGCGATCCGTCAGGCGATCGCGGCCGAGGCCAACATCACCTACAAGATCCTGTTCAACGACGCGGTGGCAATGACCGGCGGCCAGCCGGTCGACGGTCCCGTCAGCGTGCATGCCATCGCGCACAGTGTCCGCGCCGAGGGCGTCGCGCGCATCGCACTGGTTTCGGACGACCCGTCACAATTTGCGCCCGGGGAT
Coding sequences:
- a CDS encoding Lrp/AsnC family transcriptional regulator; this encodes MIEDQDARILAHLQKDGRATNQQLADEVGMSTSACWRRVRALEESGAIRGYAALVAREQAGFAMSAILHVSLERHDAKFVDEFVSRVTKRREVLECFATTGDADYHLRVVVQDMAAYNRFLDEFMFRIPGIRYVRSNVVLKEIKTSVALPF